Below is a window of Podarcis muralis chromosome 5, rPodMur119.hap1.1, whole genome shotgun sequence DNA.
AgtaaagcagaaacaaaaagggaaatgaaaagtGAACACATCAGGTctatgcagagcttgtctgaggcccagggtGGGAGTCtttttagaataaagttataaactcaaacaaaaaagcccCGGCCCCCCCGCCAACGTAGCCCTCCAAGGCTTGGGGCAAGTATACCTGGCTACCCCACACTCTGCACAGACCTGGAACACATTCTGATCAATATTCTCTTATCCATACATTTTAGCTTCCAAATCTGGTTGACTACATTTTTAGCACTTACCACCTAATATACTTCCAATTTTAAGTGCACTTTAAAAAAGCAGCTTTGTAAATTGTTGCCTTCTCAAATCCGGCAAGCAGCATTTGAAGAATATTATTTTAACAGAATGTTAAAATAGTTTTAGCATTTGAAAATAGTCTTGTTTAAGCTTGCTTTTAATTCAGTGAAAGGACTTGTAAGATGAACAGCCAAATGCAGGCCCTTTTAAGCGGAGTGTACAGAGGCACAAGGGGGAGTCATGCAATTTGCAAGGAAGGACCATTACAATACAGGTCATGGACTCATGACCTCCCCGTTCTCCTGTACCCCCAGGGCACCTACCTTACTGTATGTCACTACTGATAAGTTGTTCGAGTGACTGCTGGGGGAGAGATTTACAGAGTTTTGTGACAGTTCAGTCTGATCTTGTTCAATTTGGTCAGGAGCAGGCCCCCACGTGTTTTTGCTGATTGTGTCTAGCTCAGAACCCCCAGGGTCTTTTAGGTTGTTTTCATCTGGTTGCCTGTTCTTCTGCGGAGAGGCGAACGGGTTAAAGTTTCCTTCTACCTTGCGATGTGGTTGTGTGTTGAACTCAGTTTCAAATGATGACAGTTGCTGCGTTACTCCTAAAAGTCCTCCAACTTCCACACTGAGGATCACCCAGATGATGTCTGTGAAAGAGAAACATGGGTCAGCACAAAATACAATTTGCAATTTTACTTAATTTCAATACCTCTCAAACAACATGATGCTTATAATCAAACATAAGAAACGAAAATGCCAAATCCTTGTAATATCAATATGGACCACATTTCAGATACATGGGAGGTATTACAACAGGGCTTGTTGTTTGCTCAAAGCCAGCCTGAATGTTTTAGTATTCGGCATTCTGAAAGTTTGAAGATAGTGAAATACTGCCACCTTCTGTTAATCTTGGTATTTATTCTAGTCATTCCCAAGCATGAAAATAATTATACAAAAAGACTCCCAAAAAGAAAATTCAGTGGAAGTCACATCTTTCACTTGAAAGAAATACCACTATTTGGGGGTGAAAGTTGTTAAACATGCCAATCATCAACAGGAAATAAAAACGAACAGAAAAATTGGCAATCAAATCTCACAAGTGGAATCTACAACTAATGTTGCAGTTTAAAGTGCTTCTGTTCAGTGTTATTCCAATATATTTCGTTCCATCTCTCCTATGTTAGTTACGCAGTAAAACAGACAAGTGAATCAACCTAACAATTAATACCTGAAGTTGTAACATGCCACTTTTCAAACACTTGAAATGGTTTGTGTCCTGGATTATAAAAGAGTATTGGAATTACATGGAATTTTTGTTGGGTTCAGGGTTTGTTTGCGGTTGTTGCTGCTTTGCCATGAAAGGTAACTTTTTAAGATGTGCAAAGTTTCCCATAACTTAGGAGTTATTCTATATTTTGAAATAGTTTGTTAATGATATTGAGTTCCTCAGTACGTTGGCAGGATCtgagttttgaaaaataaaaataaaacattcatgTTGTGCATTGCCCCCCCTAAAAGGGGCTGCAGTGGCCTCTTTAAGGGAAGCAATCTTCAGCAGCACACTGACAGTGATCCTTGTCTCACACCTGCCAAAAGGCGGGGAGGATCATAAGGCAGATAGCACTTCAAAAGGCCCAGTGGCCATTGCCACCTTTAAAGGAAACATTTACATTCATTTGTCTGTTTCCTGAAAGATAGCTACAACGTGAGGGGTTTTTGTGGGGTCCGAAATGTTATATGGAAAGGAACACTTGTTTGAACTCGGTTCTGGAATTCTCTTAACAAGTAGAGTTGCAATAGTTAGCAGATATTATTCTCACAACAGTCCCAGCAACACAGAAGGCTGCTCAAATGTCGCAAGTAAGAGTCTTATGAGAAGGTGGCACTTACCTCCATAATAAAGTCCTGTGGCAGTGCACATTCGCCACTGTCCTTGATACATTCCTGCAGTACTAGGGCTGCACATCTGTACGCTGACATCTGCAATCTCCTGGGGCTCCAATGATCGGACCATCACCATGTTCACATGGCCAAACTGGTCTCCGCCGACATACTTAAGACAAACACCTGGAGGCCATGCTTCTGTCCCTGAGATTCAGTGAAGATTACATTAAAGCATTTGTCAATGGAGAAGCTACTTAAATGACTCAACATGGTCATTAACAGATAGCACATTTATCATTAAAATGTGTGTCGTCCTATCAAGCAAACGTAAACATCTGTAAACACTTAGTAAAAGGAAGTTGTATTGCACATCTTCATTGCTAAGTGTAATGACTGACTCGGATGCATACTTATGTCAAAGCAACtctttgttgtgtgtgtgcacgtaATCCCTATCATGAACTGATACACATATCCATGAACACGACATGTCACCAATGCAACAGATGAAAGTTCCTTCTGTGCAGCCATTCAAAGGCATGTTTCTGTTATGCACATTAACTACTGGTACATACACGTTAATATATGGTAGGGACATGAATTACATATTCATGAATTCAGAAAAAGCTGCTTTGTTGTGAAATACATGTGTCTAAATTCACCCTTACTTTCAGGAGCAGAAAGAAAATTCTGCTCAAATTCTAACATGAATTGTCACACAAACCCCAAGGCTCTCTGAAGAATTTAAATCAGCATTCCAACAGCTATAATTTAAGAGCATGCTAGTCTATGTGGTATATGACTGTTTCCATTAACCATTGAAcgaagcttttgttgttgttctcaaaGACTCAGTTTTAAGATTAGTAGTCCAACATTAAAAAATACTGATTCCAAATAGTAAGCACTAGGGCTCAAACATCACTTTCTGACACTGCACAAAGTGATTTGGAAAACCAGGAAAATACCCTGAACTTAATTTTGTGATTAGCATGAACAATAACATGTTTTGAAAGCATGGCTTGAAATGAATTCCCAAAAACTAGTTTGGGGGCAATTTTGGTTGGCActaacgctggccacgtgacccggaagtgtctgtggacagcgctggctcccggcctatagagtgagatgagcgcacaaccctagagtctgtcaagactggcccgtacgggcaggggtacctttacctttactaatgctCACTCTGGTTAGCACTAACAATAATCTGACATTTCAGATACTGTAGCAAAGTATGATTGGAGGACAACAGACAAGGAAATACTGGGAACATACAAGTGGGAAGGAAGGGAACCTGTAGCATATTCACATGAATTGAACTTACATACAGAGACATACAGCTCTAAAATAATGTATTAATTCTCAGTTTTAACTTTAAGactaccgtacttttcgcaccataacacgcagttttccccccttaaaaagtaaagggaaatgtgtgtgcgtgttatggagcgaatgcaggcaggaggagccgctCTTGCTGGCTGTTCGGCAGCCTCTTTTCCTCCGCTTGGCTCCCTgagaagccggcaacagctgagcaacagctgagtgtcgggagacagcctctctccctcctgtctgcctgctctatggctttttagcgaggtgggagaagggaggcagcttggaagccggcaagagctgcctgcagctgta
It encodes the following:
- the ILRUN gene encoding protein ILRUN isoform X2; the encoded protein is MNGAVQNTGDRFLPERLTICKSTEIKERKMEAGNLQAAIGAYYDFESPNINVPSMSFVEDVTIGEGESIPPDTQFTKTWRIQNTGTEAWPPGVCLKYVGGDQFGHVNMVMVRSLEPQEIADVSVQMCSPSTAGMYQGQWRMCTATGLYYGDIIWVILSVEVGGLLGVTQQLSSFETEFNTQPHRKVEGNFNPFASPQKNRQPDENNLKDPGGSELDTISKNTWGPAPDQIEQDQTELSQNSVNLSPSSHSNNLSVVTYSKGFHGPYPFGQS
- the ILRUN gene encoding protein ILRUN isoform X1 — encoded protein: MEGMEVDLDAELMQKFSCLGTTDKDVLIGEFQRLLGFQLSPAGCAFFLDMTNWNLQAAIGAYYDFESPNINVPSMSFVEDVTIGEGESIPPDTQFTKTWRIQNTGTEAWPPGVCLKYVGGDQFGHVNMVMVRSLEPQEIADVSVQMCSPSTAGMYQGQWRMCTATGLYYGDIIWVILSVEVGGLLGVTQQLSSFETEFNTQPHRKVEGNFNPFASPQKNRQPDENNLKDPGGSELDTISKNTWGPAPDQIEQDQTELSQNSVNLSPSSHSNNLSVVTYSKGFHGPYPFGQS